One stretch of Pelmatolapia mariae isolate MD_Pm_ZW linkage group LG3_W, Pm_UMD_F_2, whole genome shotgun sequence DNA includes these proteins:
- the LOC134623983 gene encoding immunoglobulin superfamily member 1-like has protein sequence MQGQVEELQPGRRPWENPERVIRIKPTVTLQPSWTQIYSGETVTVRCEIQGGEGAQWTYEWRPDKLNTPPTSNEYRIITATESDSGGYSCRGRRDYLVTEWSDTITLTVSYKPKVRLGADRTAVPVGGSVTLTCSVSPSSSSSSSGWKYYFCRGGRGEPVYYTEDSESVRIDTTVSNRPVVTLYPNWSEIYRGETITVRCEIHGGDTEWDYEWETNSIIKPPNQTEYRIRSASSSNSGNYRCKGRMKSSQHNTTEWSDSVTLTVSDNKPRPVLTVSPSWLSPGASVTLNCEVEHPSAGWSFYWYKAVPDLSEKSSSYELLPDGSGTAQDSYIIHGQTHTAGYVCRAGRGDPEYHTDHSPPKFVWSAGLSLM, from the exons ATGCAGGGCCAGGTTGAAGAGCTTCAGCCGGGGCGGAGGCCATGGGAGAATCCAGAGAGAGTGA TTCGCATTAAGCCCACTGTGACCCTGCAGCCATCCTGGACTCAGATATACAGCGGTGAGACAGTCACTGTCAGATGTGAGATTCAGGGAGGTGAAGGAGCTCAGTGGACGTATGAATGGAGACCAGACAAGTTAAACACACCTCCAACATCCAATGAATACAGAATCATCACAGCTACTGAGTCTGACAGTGGAGGATACAGCTGCCGGGGCAGAAGGGACTATTTGGTAACAGAGTGGAGTGATACCATCACACTGACTGTATCAT ATAAACCAAAGGTCAGACTTGGTGCTGATAGGACAGCTGTTCCAGTAGGGGGCAGTGTGACCCTGACCTGCTCTGTGagcccatcatcatcatcatcatcttctggATGGAAATACTACTT ctgcagaggaggaagaggagaaccAGTTTACTACACAGAGGACAGTGAGTCAGTCAGGATTGACACAACTG TGTCAAACAGGCCTGTTGTGACTCTGTATCCAAACTGGTCTGAGATATACAGAGGAGAGACGATCACTGTCAGATGTGAGATCCATGGAGGAGACACTGAGTGGGATTATGAGTGGGAAACAAACAGCATCATAAAACCTCCAAATCAAACTGAATACAGGATTAGATCTGCTTCATCATCCAACAGTGGAAACTATCGCTGTAAGGGCAGAATGAAAAGTTCACAGCATAACACAACAGAGTGGAGTGATTCAGTCACACTGACAGTTTCTGACA ATAAACCCCGTCCTGTCCTCACTGTGTCTCCATCATGGCTGAGTCCTGGAGCCTCAGTAACTCTGAACTGTGAGGTTGAACATCCGTCTGCAGGATGGAGCTTCTACTGGTATAAAGCTGTTCCTGATCTATCAGAGAAATCCTCCAGTTATGAGCTGCTACCTGATGGCAGTGGGACTGCACAGGACTCCTACATCATTCatggacagacacacacagcaggataTGTGTGCAGAGCTGGAAGAGGAGACCCAGAGTATCACACTGATCACAGTCCACCAAAGTTTGTCTGGTCTGCAG gtcttagtctcatgtga